A genomic stretch from Nocardia wallacei includes:
- a CDS encoding DMT family transporter, whose product MDTAAPAAFVVMWSSAFIAGIIGVGAAPPFLVLFVRFAAAAVALALYARFVGARWPRGAQWGHAIVAGLLMQLIQFGAFYTAMAEHVSAAVISLVQGLNPVVIALFAGRVLGETVTPRQWLGFGIGGVGVGLAVADQSAFSLAGLLLCVGGLLGLSLGTVYQKRFTPDIDSRSSTAVHVLASAPVAGLIALTHNDFHVADPGRFAGAMVWMVLINSMGAFLLLNAMLRRWDTTRVGRLFFATPAVTAVMAWLLIAQPLRPLTIAGLGVGVLGMVLASRRAGRKDSRGAAENDTRYAAESVASR is encoded by the coding sequence ATGGACACGGCCGCACCCGCGGCCTTCGTCGTCATGTGGAGCAGCGCGTTCATCGCCGGAATCATCGGCGTGGGCGCGGCGCCGCCGTTCCTGGTGTTGTTCGTCCGATTCGCCGCGGCGGCGGTGGCGCTGGCGCTGTACGCGCGGTTCGTGGGTGCGCGGTGGCCGCGCGGCGCGCAGTGGGGGCACGCGATCGTGGCCGGGCTGCTGATGCAGTTGATCCAGTTCGGCGCGTTCTATACCGCCATGGCAGAACATGTCTCGGCGGCGGTGATCTCGCTGGTGCAGGGGCTGAACCCGGTGGTGATCGCGTTGTTCGCGGGGCGCGTGCTGGGGGAGACGGTCACTCCCCGGCAGTGGCTCGGCTTCGGAATCGGTGGCGTGGGAGTCGGTTTGGCCGTCGCGGACCAGTCCGCCTTCTCACTCGCGGGACTGCTGCTGTGTGTGGGTGGATTGCTCGGGTTGAGCCTGGGCACCGTCTATCAGAAGCGCTTCACGCCGGATATCGACTCGCGCAGTTCGACGGCCGTGCACGTGCTGGCCAGCGCGCCGGTCGCGGGGTTGATCGCATTGACGCACAACGACTTCCACGTGGCCGATCCGGGCCGATTCGCCGGTGCCATGGTCTGGATGGTGCTGATCAACTCGATGGGCGCGTTCCTGCTGCTCAACGCTATGCTGCGGCGGTGGGACACCACCCGGGTGGGCAGGTTGTTCTTCGCCACGCCCGCCGTCACCGCCGTCATGGCCTGGCTGCTGATCGCACAACCGTTGCGGCCGTTGACGATCGCGGGGCTCGGGGTAGGGGTACTCGGCATGGTCCTGGCGTCCCGGCGCGCCGGCCGGAAGGACTCCCGAGGCGCGGCCGAGAACGACACCCGGTACGCGGCAGAGTCTGTCGCGAGCCGATGA
- a CDS encoding glycosyltransferase 87 family protein — MSNRADTARPGGRAAAVAATLLCGVMLVFAYFNKARCAVGPFDADGRSEVFDKIKDAEVCYSDIQFLWLGRSINEHVFPYVSGGITPDGTLTGGAVEYPVLSGLLMWLGAAGATDDAVFLLHSALLLAPFALLTAWMLGRLSGPAALLWAVGPPLLLYAFHNWELPVVWTSVAAIYVVTALTRYSLRARAIAAAVLLGVGFCLKLYPGIFVLPLLIYVLTRGDGRGGEQRAEDGPRGYDVRGALAVAGAAAATVVVINLPFALAGYEGWRASITFQQLRQADITTNSIWYWGLRPLFGEAPGGEESFQEVVSAASPVLVLVSFLLAVWLGWKRYSAGAAFPWVGVSGAMLCGFLLFHKVHSPQYTLWLIPFLVLLRVPWTAVGGYLLADAAIGVGVFRYFYALGSGEPADIEKHVVQFGVWGRALLLVVFFFVFVWAEPRGRRREPAPVPNYPRGELVSVFR; from the coding sequence ATGTCGAACCGAGCGGATACCGCGCGCCCGGGAGGCCGGGCCGCCGCCGTCGCAGCGACGCTGCTGTGCGGGGTGATGCTGGTGTTCGCCTACTTCAACAAGGCGCGCTGCGCGGTCGGCCCGTTCGACGCCGACGGCCGCAGCGAGGTGTTCGACAAGATCAAGGACGCCGAGGTCTGCTACTCCGACATCCAATTCCTGTGGCTCGGCCGCAGCATCAACGAGCACGTCTTTCCCTATGTCAGCGGCGGCATCACCCCGGACGGCACGCTGACCGGCGGGGCGGTGGAATACCCGGTACTCAGTGGACTGCTGATGTGGCTCGGTGCGGCGGGTGCCACCGACGATGCCGTATTCCTGCTGCACTCGGCGCTGCTGCTGGCCCCGTTCGCGCTGCTGACGGCGTGGATGCTGGGCAGGCTGTCCGGTCCGGCCGCGCTGTTGTGGGCGGTCGGACCGCCGCTGCTGCTCTACGCTTTCCACAACTGGGAGTTGCCGGTCGTGTGGACGTCGGTGGCGGCGATATATGTGGTCACCGCGTTGACTCGATATTCGTTGCGGGCCCGGGCGATCGCGGCCGCCGTGCTGCTGGGCGTCGGGTTCTGTCTGAAGCTGTATCCGGGCATCTTCGTGCTGCCGCTGCTGATCTACGTGCTCACCCGCGGCGACGGACGCGGCGGCGAACAGCGGGCGGAGGACGGGCCCCGCGGTTACGACGTGCGCGGCGCGCTCGCGGTGGCAGGCGCGGCGGCGGCCACGGTGGTCGTGATCAATCTGCCCTTCGCCCTGGCCGGTTACGAGGGCTGGCGCGCCTCGATCACCTTCCAGCAACTGCGGCAGGCGGACATCACCACCAATTCCATCTGGTACTGGGGATTGCGACCGCTGTTCGGCGAGGCTCCGGGCGGTGAGGAGTCGTTCCAGGAGGTGGTGTCGGCGGCGTCGCCGGTGCTGGTGCTGGTGTCGTTCCTGCTGGCGGTGTGGCTGGGCTGGAAACGCTACAGCGCGGGCGCGGCGTTCCCGTGGGTCGGGGTGAGCGGCGCGATGCTGTGTGGCTTCCTGCTGTTCCACAAGGTGCATTCTCCGCAGTACACGCTGTGGCTGATTCCGTTCCTGGTGCTGCTGCGGGTGCCGTGGACGGCGGTGGGCGGGTACCTGCTCGCCGACGCCGCGATCGGGGTAGGGGTCTTCCGCTACTTCTATGCCCTGGGGTCGGGCGAGCCCGCCGACATCGAAAAGCATGTCGTGCAGTTCGGCGTATGGGGCCGGGCGTTGCTGCTCGTGGTGTTCTTCTTCGTGTTCGTGTGGGCCGAGCCGCGCGGTCGCCGTCGCGAACCCGCACCGGTGCCCAATTACCCACGCGGCGAGCTGGTTTCGGTATTCCGCTGA
- a CDS encoding alkene reductase, with protein MKLLTEYHAGRLTLPNRVVMSPMTRLRSLPDGSPTADVVDYYTQRATAGLIVTEGIWPHSSGQSEAWVPGLQTPEHVAAWRRVTESVHAAGGRIFAQLMHGGRKGHPLARIDGSLPAGPSAVSDEDVLHLIDGGKAKSLVPRAMSRAEIVAAVEHYAAAARNAVDAGFDGVEIHAANSYLVHQFLADNTNLRDDEYGGAPVNRMRFALEVTDAVVAEVGSHRTGIRLSPGNPQFGMSERNPAPLYRMLVAELDRRDLAYLHLTDNDDYPALADLRPRWHGTLIANVGENRAPTSADAAERTLRSGHADLVSFGRAFIANPDLVHRITHQLPLAPIREHVLYGRTAEGYTDYPIWDAAVTSAA; from the coding sequence ATGAAGCTGCTGACCGAATACCATGCCGGACGCCTCACCCTGCCGAACCGGGTGGTGATGTCGCCGATGACCAGACTGCGCTCGCTCCCCGACGGCTCACCGACCGCCGATGTCGTGGACTACTACACGCAGCGCGCGACGGCGGGACTCATCGTCACCGAGGGGATCTGGCCGCATTCCAGCGGGCAGAGCGAGGCCTGGGTGCCGGGCCTGCAAACCCCCGAGCACGTGGCGGCCTGGCGGCGGGTCACCGAATCGGTGCACGCCGCCGGCGGCCGAATCTTCGCCCAGCTCATGCACGGTGGGCGCAAGGGCCATCCGCTGGCCCGCATCGACGGGTCGCTGCCGGCCGGACCGTCGGCGGTGTCCGACGAGGACGTGCTGCACCTCATCGACGGTGGAAAGGCGAAATCGCTCGTCCCACGCGCCATGTCCCGGGCCGAGATCGTCGCGGCCGTGGAGCATTACGCCGCGGCGGCGCGCAATGCCGTCGACGCCGGGTTCGACGGTGTCGAAATCCATGCCGCCAACAGCTATCTGGTGCACCAGTTCCTCGCCGACAACACCAATCTGCGTGACGACGAATACGGCGGCGCACCGGTCAATCGGATGCGGTTCGCGCTGGAGGTCACCGATGCCGTTGTGGCTGAGGTGGGTTCGCATCGCACGGGCATCCGGCTCTCGCCGGGGAACCCGCAATTCGGTATGAGCGAGCGGAATCCGGCGCCGCTGTACCGCATGCTGGTCGCCGAACTCGACCGCCGCGACCTGGCCTACCTGCATCTCACCGACAACGACGACTACCCCGCGCTCGCCGACCTGCGCCCGCGCTGGCACGGCACGCTCATCGCCAATGTCGGCGAGAACCGCGCGCCCACCTCCGCCGACGCCGCCGAACGCACGCTGCGTTCGGGCCACGCCGACCTGGTCTCGTTCGGCCGCGCCTTCATCGCCAATCCCGATCTGGTGCACCGGATCACGCACCAGCTGCCCTTGGCGCCGATCCGTGAGCACGTTCTCTACGGCCGCACGGCCGAGGGCTACACCGACTACCCGATCTGGGACGCCGCGGTCACCTCCGCCGCCTAG
- the rpsR gene encoding 30S ribosomal protein S18: MAKAPAREKVLKKKACAFCKEAKSGTVQIDYKDTAMLRKFVSDRGKIRARRVTGNCVQHQRDVAVAVKNSREVALLPYVSTAR; the protein is encoded by the coding sequence ATGGCCAAAGCACCGGCGCGCGAAAAGGTGCTGAAGAAGAAGGCGTGTGCCTTCTGCAAGGAAGCGAAGAGCGGCACCGTCCAGATCGATTACAAGGACACGGCAATGCTGCGGAAGTTCGTGAGCGATCGCGGCAAGATCCGGGCCCGCCGCGTCACCGGCAACTGCGTGCAGCACCAGCGCGATGTCGCCGTCGCGGTGAAGAACAGCCGCGAGGTGGCGCTGCTGCCGTACGTGTCCACGGCTCGCTGA
- a CDS encoding TetR/AcrR family transcriptional regulator has product MDDVATTAGIARGTLYRHFRDRDTLRQAVHVRVLDETEQLMRDAFDRAGSVEHILCIVVRESFGRVRLLQLLSSHQDYFDRQIARRWTRWKRPLIDLVRAEQRRGGLRADLPADWLVDTLLWTVYAIAMSDTPPSHHDPAPSHRDPADAALSLFFAGARPGAAS; this is encoded by the coding sequence ATGGACGACGTCGCGACGACGGCCGGGATCGCGCGCGGCACGCTGTACCGGCACTTCAGAGACCGGGACACACTGCGCCAGGCTGTGCATGTCCGCGTGCTGGACGAGACGGAGCAGCTGATGCGCGATGCGTTCGACCGGGCGGGCTCGGTCGAACACATCCTGTGCATCGTCGTTCGGGAAAGTTTCGGCCGGGTGCGGCTGTTGCAATTGCTCTCCAGCCACCAAGACTATTTCGATCGGCAGATCGCCCGCCGCTGGACCAGGTGGAAACGCCCGCTCATCGATCTGGTGCGCGCCGAGCAGCGCCGCGGTGGGCTGCGCGCCGACCTACCCGCTGATTGGCTCGTCGATACGCTGCTGTGGACCGTGTACGCCATCGCCATGAGCGACACACCACCGAGCCATCACGATCCGGCACCGAGCCATCGCGATCCGGCGGACGCGGCGCTTTCCCTGTTCTTCGCCGGCGCCCGGCCCGGTGCGGCGAGTTAG
- a CDS encoding single-stranded DNA-binding protein gives MAGDTVITVIGNLTADPELRFTPAGAAVANFTVASTPRVFDRNTNEWKDGEALFLRCNIWREAAENVAESLTRGSRVIVSGRLKQRSFETREGEKRTVVELEVDEIGPSLRYATAKVNKTSRGGGGGGFGGGSGGGGGYNSGANGGGRGGQQQGAAGDDPWGSAPAAGSFGGGAMDDEPPF, from the coding sequence ATGGCTGGCGACACGGTCATCACCGTCATCGGAAATTTGACGGCCGACCCGGAACTTCGATTCACGCCCGCGGGCGCCGCGGTAGCCAATTTCACCGTGGCATCGACTCCCCGCGTGTTCGACCGTAATACCAACGAGTGGAAAGACGGCGAGGCGCTTTTCCTGCGCTGCAACATCTGGCGTGAGGCCGCGGAGAATGTCGCCGAGAGCCTGACCCGGGGCTCGCGCGTGATCGTGAGCGGACGGCTCAAGCAGCGCTCCTTCGAAACCCGCGAGGGCGAGAAGCGCACGGTCGTCGAGCTCGAGGTCGACGAGATCGGTCCCTCCCTGCGCTACGCGACCGCGAAGGTCAACAAGACCTCGCGCGGTGGTGGTGGCGGCGGCTTCGGTGGCGGCTCCGGCGGTGGCGGGGGCTACAACAGCGGCGCCAACGGTGGCGGTCGCGGCGGGCAGCAGCAAGGCGCCGCCGGCGACGACCCGTGGGGCAGCGCTCCCGCGGCCGGCTCCTTCGGAGGCGGCGCAATGGACGACGAACCGCCGTTCTAG
- a CDS encoding MerR family transcriptional regulator, translating to MRIGELARRTGVSVRSLRYYESRGLLAATRTPGGQRDYPESAVDRVVRIQELFAAGLHSGTIAEMLPCIHDTDGTPSALATPWLTETLTAERARIDACIKDMHRAREVLDGVIRAAEGCPAD from the coding sequence GTGCGAATCGGTGAACTGGCGCGCCGCACCGGAGTGAGCGTCCGGTCGCTGCGCTACTACGAGAGCCGCGGCCTGCTGGCCGCCACCCGCACTCCCGGCGGCCAGCGCGACTACCCGGAATCGGCGGTCGACCGCGTGGTCCGCATTCAGGAATTGTTCGCCGCGGGCCTGCACAGCGGCACGATCGCCGAGATGCTGCCCTGCATCCACGACACCGACGGAACGCCCAGCGCGCTCGCCACGCCGTGGCTGACCGAGACGCTGACCGCCGAGCGCGCCCGTATCGACGCCTGTATCAAGGATATGCACCGCGCCCGGGAGGTCCTCGACGGTGTGATCCGCGCGGCCGAGGGCTGCCCGGCCGACTGA
- a CDS encoding aromatic ring-hydroxylating oxygenase subunit alpha, which produces MSATVQQLAAGIGSIDPEEVDRLLGDRRALPAAFYHDPALFRLEQRLLLGRAWQAVATLGELRDPGDYLTTEVAAVPVVVLRARDDTLRAFVNVCRHRANVVATGSGNCRSLHCAYHGWTYSLDGSLKGIPHRTQGDLPPADTLGLRPIAVDTFGGIVFVCLEPQESLLDQLGDMPQMMRRAGYDFPFADPGSNLTRIPADAQSHTVVRANWKLVMDNANECYHCPTIHPHTICAVTGADFDYELNPTGKFGMVVGQYLSEQWQAEFPDGKAGSRYGYAQYTLWPNTLIVSGYVGERILRLEPTGPGTTRAVGSAYLRPELPTEPVTEMNGLLFGRGVAEDIEVMEQVQRGLESGYYEPGPLMSGPEGVIHAFQRQVWNTLRPAFLGN; this is translated from the coding sequence ATGTCGGCCACAGTGCAGCAACTCGCCGCGGGAATCGGTTCGATCGATCCGGAAGAAGTCGACCGATTGCTCGGCGACCGGCGCGCCCTGCCCGCCGCCTTCTACCACGACCCGGCGCTGTTCCGGCTGGAACAGCGGCTGCTGCTCGGCCGCGCCTGGCAGGCCGTCGCAACACTGGGCGAGCTGCGCGACCCGGGCGACTATCTGACAACCGAGGTCGCGGCCGTACCGGTGGTGGTGCTGCGCGCCCGGGACGACACGCTGCGGGCGTTCGTCAATGTGTGCAGGCACCGAGCCAATGTGGTCGCCACGGGCAGTGGCAACTGCCGCAGCCTGCACTGCGCCTACCACGGCTGGACCTATTCGCTGGACGGCTCGCTGAAAGGGATACCGCATCGCACCCAGGGCGATCTGCCGCCCGCGGACACGTTGGGCCTGCGGCCGATTGCGGTGGACACTTTCGGCGGTATCGTCTTCGTCTGCCTCGAACCGCAGGAGTCGCTGCTCGACCAACTCGGCGATATGCCCCAGATGATGCGGCGAGCCGGTTACGACTTCCCCTTCGCCGACCCCGGCAGCAACCTGACCCGGATACCGGCCGACGCCCAAAGCCATACCGTGGTCCGTGCGAACTGGAAGCTCGTCATGGACAACGCCAATGAGTGCTACCACTGCCCGACGATCCACCCACACACGATCTGCGCGGTCACCGGTGCCGATTTCGACTACGAACTCAACCCGACGGGAAAATTCGGAATGGTCGTCGGCCAATACCTCTCGGAGCAGTGGCAGGCCGAATTCCCCGACGGCAAGGCCGGTAGCCGGTACGGATACGCCCAGTACACCCTCTGGCCCAACACGCTCATAGTCAGCGGGTACGTCGGCGAGCGCATCCTTCGCCTCGAACCCACCGGTCCCGGTACCACCCGGGCCGTCGGCAGCGCGTACCTGCGGCCCGAGCTGCCCACCGAGCCGGTCACGGAAATGAACGGCCTACTGTTCGGCCGGGGAGTCGCCGAGGATATCGAGGTCATGGAACAGGTGCAGCGGGGTCTCGAGTCCGGCTACTACGAGCCCGGCCCACTCATGAGCGGCCCCGAAGGGGTCATCCACGCCTTCCAACGACAAGTATGGAACACACTGCGGCCGGCGTTCCTCGGGAACTAG
- the dnaB gene encoding replicative DNA helicase has protein sequence MAVVDDRGHSEYSDSPGEDFGRQPPHDMAAEQSVLGGMLLSKDAIADVVEVVRPGDFYRPAHQAVYDAILDLYGRGEPADPVTVAASLDRRGELKRIGGAPYLVTLTQTVPTAANASYYAEIVAEKAILRRLVEAGTRIVQYGYAGSDGQDVAEVVDRAQAEIYEVTERRSSEDYMPLEELLQPTMDEIDSIASRGGMSLGVPTGFTELDEVTNGLHPGQMIIVAARPGVGKSTLGMDFMRSASVKHGLASVIFSLEMSRTEIVMRLLSAEARIKLGDMRSGRMSDDDWTRLARRMSEISEAPLFVDDSPNMTMMEIRAKARRLKQRHDLRLVVVDYLQLMTSGKKVESRQQEVSEFSRSLKLLAKELEVPVVAISQLNRGPEQRTDKRPMVSDLRESGSLEQDADMVILLHRPDAFERDDPRGGEADLILGKHRNGPTATITVAHQLHLSRFVDMARG, from the coding sequence GTGGCAGTCGTCGATGATCGCGGGCACTCGGAGTACTCCGACTCGCCAGGGGAGGATTTCGGCCGGCAGCCACCCCACGACATGGCGGCCGAGCAGTCGGTGCTCGGCGGCATGCTGTTGTCCAAGGACGCCATCGCCGACGTGGTCGAGGTGGTGCGCCCCGGCGATTTCTACCGTCCCGCCCACCAGGCCGTCTACGATGCGATTCTCGACCTGTACGGCCGTGGCGAGCCCGCCGACCCGGTCACCGTGGCCGCCTCGCTGGACCGCCGCGGCGAACTCAAGCGCATCGGCGGCGCGCCCTATCTGGTCACCCTCACCCAGACCGTCCCCACCGCCGCCAACGCCTCCTACTACGCCGAGATCGTGGCGGAGAAGGCGATTCTGCGCCGCCTGGTGGAGGCGGGCACCCGCATCGTCCAGTACGGCTACGCCGGTTCCGACGGCCAGGACGTCGCCGAGGTGGTGGACCGCGCCCAGGCCGAGATCTACGAGGTTACCGAACGCCGCTCCAGCGAGGACTACATGCCGCTGGAGGAACTGCTCCAGCCCACGATGGACGAGATCGACTCCATCGCCAGCCGCGGCGGCATGTCCCTCGGTGTCCCCACCGGCTTCACCGAACTCGACGAGGTGACCAACGGTCTCCACCCCGGCCAGATGATCATCGTCGCCGCCCGCCCCGGCGTCGGAAAATCCACGCTGGGAATGGATTTCATGCGGAGTGCTTCGGTGAAGCACGGGCTGGCGAGTGTGATCTTCTCGCTGGAGATGAGCCGGACCGAGATCGTCATGCGGTTGTTGTCGGCGGAGGCGCGAATCAAGCTCGGGGATATGCGTTCCGGGCGGATGAGTGACGACGACTGGACCCGGTTGGCGCGCAGGATGAGTGAGATCAGCGAGGCGCCGCTGTTCGTGGACGATTCGCCGAATATGACCATGATGGAGATCCGCGCCAAGGCGCGGCGGCTCAAGCAGCGCCACGATTTACGCCTGGTCGTGGTCGACTACCTCCAGCTGATGACATCCGGCAAGAAGGTCGAGTCGCGCCAGCAGGAAGTCTCCGAATTCTCCCGGAGCCTCAAACTCCTGGCCAAGGAACTCGAGGTCCCCGTCGTAGCGATCTCCCAGCTGAACCGCGGCCCCGAACAACGAACCGACAAGCGCCCCATGGTCTCCGACCTGCGCGAGTCGGGCAGCCTGGAACAAGATGCGGACATGGTCATCCTGCTGCACCGCCCCGACGCCTTCGAACGGGACGATCCACGAGGTGGTGAGGCGGACCTGATCCTCGGCAAGCATCGAAACGGGCCCACCGCCACCATCACCGTGGCACACCAGCTGCACCTCAGCCGTTTTGTCGATATGGCGCGGGGTTAG
- a CDS encoding CGNR zinc finger domain-containing protein → MVTIGNVFTFVSGNAALDFAGTVAARTTDYRDRLATPAALARWLIAADLLDAVPECDETALRRAVAVREAVYRLALAAIRGEPSGESDRALVNDTAAGQLPLVTLLSDHTVRRTGGVDAALAAVARSAVELLGGPDRERIKQCGRDNCTRLYVDTSRGGTRRWCDMARCGNRAKSAAFRARHGGS, encoded by the coding sequence GTGGTTACTATCGGGAATGTGTTCACCTTCGTCAGTGGCAACGCGGCCCTCGACTTCGCCGGTACGGTCGCCGCCCGGACCACCGACTATCGGGATCGGCTCGCCACACCGGCGGCTCTGGCCCGCTGGCTGATCGCGGCAGACCTGCTCGACGCGGTCCCCGAGTGCGACGAGACCGCCCTGCGTCGCGCCGTGGCGGTGCGCGAGGCCGTCTACCGCCTGGCCCTGGCCGCAATCCGCGGCGAGCCGTCCGGCGAATCCGACCGCGCACTCGTCAACGACACCGCAGCCGGGCAGCTGCCACTGGTCACGCTGCTGTCCGACCACACCGTGCGCCGCACCGGCGGTGTGGACGCGGCCCTCGCGGCGGTGGCACGCTCGGCCGTCGAACTCCTCGGCGGCCCCGACCGCGAGCGAATCAAGCAGTGCGGCCGCGACAATTGCACGCGCCTGTATGTCGATACCTCGCGCGGCGGCACGCGGCGCTGGTGCGACATGGCCCGCTGCGGCAATCGCGCGAAAAGCGCCGCCTTCCGCGCCCGGCACGGCGGGTCGTAG
- a CDS encoding isocitrate lyase/PEP mutase family protein has product MTTLSDKAAAFLALHRPGDPAVLPTVWDAWSAGLVQEAGFAALTIGSHPLADSVGKADQEGMDFAADVLRRVGEITSAVDIPVSVDLESGYGQEPARLIEGLLEAGAVGFNLEDSVHAEGGRLREPQEHADLVAALRQAADASGVHVVINARTDLLLRQIGDAGDRLDRAIARLRLAAEAGADVLYPVGRHEPGDQRRLCAELPLPVNAIGLPDQDDPKTFAELGVARISFGPFLQRTLNTEVNRLLGRWQ; this is encoded by the coding sequence ATGACGACACTCAGCGACAAGGCCGCAGCGTTCCTGGCTCTGCATCGGCCCGGCGATCCGGCGGTGCTGCCGACGGTGTGGGATGCCTGGTCGGCGGGGCTGGTGCAGGAGGCCGGGTTCGCGGCGCTGACCATCGGCAGCCACCCGCTGGCGGATTCGGTCGGCAAGGCCGATCAGGAGGGGATGGACTTCGCCGCCGACGTCCTCCGCCGGGTCGGTGAAATCACCTCTGCCGTGGACATTCCCGTCTCCGTCGACCTGGAATCCGGGTACGGCCAGGAGCCGGCGCGGTTGATCGAGGGACTGCTGGAGGCGGGCGCGGTCGGCTTCAACCTGGAAGACAGCGTGCACGCCGAGGGCGGTCGGCTGCGCGAACCACAGGAGCACGCGGACCTGGTCGCCGCGCTGCGGCAGGCGGCCGACGCGTCCGGCGTGCACGTGGTGATCAACGCTCGCACCGATCTGCTGCTGCGCCAGATCGGCGACGCCGGGGACCGTCTCGATCGCGCCATCGCCCGGCTGCGCCTGGCCGCCGAGGCCGGCGCCGACGTGCTGTACCCGGTCGGCCGCCACGAGCCCGGCGACCAGCGCCGACTCTGCGCCGAACTGCCCTTGCCGGTCAACGCGATCGGCCTGCCCGACCAGGACGACCCGAAGACCTTCGCCGAACTCGGCGTGGCCCGAATCAGTTTCGGCCCGTTCCTGCAGCGCACCCTGAACACGGAAGTGAACCGGCTGCTGGGCCGCTGGCAGTGA
- the rplI gene encoding 50S ribosomal protein L9 produces MKLILTADVDNLGAPGDTVEVKDGYGRNFLLPRGLAIPATRGAQKQVEGIRRAQDARRVRDLDHANELKQAIEGLQSVKLSVKTAGTGKLFGSVTPSDVAGAIKAAGGPVVDKRSIELPKAHIKSTGKHGVVVHLHPDVAAKFDLLVDAAE; encoded by the coding sequence ATGAAGCTGATTCTGACTGCCGATGTGGACAACCTCGGTGCGCCCGGCGACACCGTGGAGGTCAAGGACGGTTACGGCCGCAACTTCCTGCTGCCCCGCGGCCTGGCCATCCCGGCCACCCGTGGTGCGCAGAAGCAGGTCGAGGGCATCCGCCGGGCGCAGGACGCCCGCCGCGTGCGCGATCTCGACCACGCCAACGAGCTGAAGCAGGCCATCGAGGGCCTGCAGTCGGTGAAGCTGTCGGTGAAGACCGCCGGCACCGGCAAGCTGTTCGGCTCGGTCACCCCGTCCGACGTCGCGGGGGCCATCAAGGCCGCCGGCGGCCCGGTCGTGGACAAGCGCAGCATCGAGCTGCCGAAGGCCCACATCAAGAGCACCGGCAAGCACGGTGTCGTGGTGCACCTGCACCCGGATGTCGCGGCCAAGTTCGACCTGCTGGTCGACGCCGCCGAGTAA
- the rpsF gene encoding 30S ribosomal protein S6, with protein sequence MRQYEVMVILDPSLDERTVGPNLDKMLSVISQQGGKVDKVDIWGRRRLAYEIAKQSEGIYAVVDLTAEPDTVSELDRQLGLNETVLRTKVLRNNKK encoded by the coding sequence GTGCGTCAATACGAAGTGATGGTCATTCTCGATCCCAGTCTGGACGAGCGCACCGTCGGTCCGAACCTGGACAAGATGCTCAGTGTGATCTCGCAGCAGGGTGGCAAGGTCGACAAGGTCGACATCTGGGGCCGCCGCCGGCTCGCCTACGAGATCGCCAAGCAGAGCGAAGGCATCTACGCGGTCGTCGATCTCACCGCCGAGCCCGACACGGTGAGCGAGCTCGATCGCCAGCTGGGGCTGAACGAAACGGTGTTGCGCACCAAGGTGCTGCGCAACAACAAGAAGTAA